ATCACGGCCATCTGCGGCGCAAGCTGGCTAACCGCCAGCAGACCATGGCCATCAGGCATAATCGGGTCGATCAACAGCACATCGGGTCTGGCCTCGGCGACCAACTCCAGCACACGCTCGCTGGTTGCCGCCTCCCCGACGACTTCGAATCCCGACTCGCGCGCCAGGCGGGCGCGAACCTGCATGCGTACATTCTGATGACCATCGGCCAGCAGAATTCGAATTGGGTGCATAAAGCTATGCCGCATTATACGTAGTCAGCGATACGCATGTAAGTGGCACCTGTCATGCCGAGCATGTGACAAATGTCATAGTTTGAGGCAATGTGCAGACATCGCGGGCACGCTCAACCAGCGCGCGGTACGCAGGATTTCGACACAGAGTTACAAAGGCTCAAGAAAAATCTTGCATTCCGCTCGGTGAGCGCACCGGCACAGCGACTGCGGTCGGGGCGGGACGCGGGCGGGAGCGGGTTGCCGCCCGACTGACCGGAGGATTGGTCGGCACGACAGAGGAAGGCGTGCTGTGAGGGGTGTCGTCGGC
This genomic window from Chloroflexota bacterium contains:
- a CDS encoding response regulator transcription factor, producing the protein MHPIRILLADGHQNVRMQVRARLARESGFEVVGEAATSERVLELVAEARPDVLLIDPIMPDGHGLLAVSQLAPQMAVIVLTAFSDTVMQMELRRMGVRQILDKGIESERLVDAIRGVIKPSSEGENAE